A single region of the Streptomyces virginiae genome encodes:
- a CDS encoding ABC transporter ATP-binding protein has translation MADTATTTDTRVPTVIADGVHIVYKVHGAGARKGGATAALSRVFSRKEPAGVKEVHAVKGVTFTAYKGEAIGLIGSNGSGKSTLLAAIAGLQPVTHGRIYSHGRPSLLGVNAALMNDLTGERNVVLGGLAMGMSKQQIRERYQEIVDFSGINERNDFISLPMRTYSSGMGARLRFSIAAAKDHDVLMIDEALATGDAAFQRRSQARIEELRERAGTVFLVSHGINTVRETCDRAIWLEAGVLRMDGPSKEVCDAYDAFTRR, from the coding sequence GTGGCTGACACCGCGACGACCACCGACACCCGGGTACCGACCGTCATCGCCGACGGGGTCCACATCGTCTACAAGGTCCACGGCGCCGGCGCCCGCAAGGGCGGGGCCACCGCCGCGCTCAGCCGGGTCTTCTCCCGCAAGGAGCCCGCGGGCGTCAAGGAGGTGCACGCCGTCAAGGGCGTCACCTTCACTGCGTACAAGGGCGAGGCCATCGGCCTCATCGGCTCGAACGGCTCGGGCAAGTCCACCCTGCTGGCCGCCATCGCCGGCCTCCAGCCGGTGACCCACGGCCGGATCTACTCGCACGGCCGGCCGTCCTTGCTCGGCGTGAACGCCGCCCTGATGAACGACCTGACCGGCGAGCGCAACGTCGTCCTCGGCGGTCTCGCGATGGGCATGTCCAAGCAGCAGATCCGCGAGCGCTACCAGGAGATCGTCGACTTCTCGGGCATCAACGAGCGGAACGACTTCATCTCCCTGCCCATGCGCACGTACTCCTCCGGCATGGGCGCCCGACTGCGCTTCTCCATCGCCGCCGCCAAGGACCACGACGTCCTGATGATCGACGAGGCCCTGGCCACCGGCGACGCCGCCTTCCAGCGCCGCAGCCAGGCCCGCATCGAGGAACTCCGCGAACGCGCGGGCACCGTCTTCCTCGTCAGCCACGGCATCAACACGGTCCGCGAGACCTGCGACCGCGCGATCTGGCTGGAAGCCGGCGTCCTGCGCATGGACGGCCCCTCGAAGGAAGTCTGCGACGCCTACGACGCCTTCACCCGTCGCTAG
- a CDS encoding DUF6912 family protein: MRVYVPLTLPGLAEVHKAGELGPAPLLAYAVTAGLREWYVSQDMEELEYAALNRAALASLRLVAADAGAPRRRVVVAFDVDDKAATAAPGDDEAALGRVTLGAAVRLAVAAAVHVDADDADEDVAAAVRALEAADGGDTDAQDTVDATEDHELLWFGVQEIPGLLK; the protein is encoded by the coding sequence ATGCGCGTGTACGTCCCCCTGACCCTCCCCGGGCTCGCCGAGGTGCACAAGGCGGGTGAGCTGGGCCCCGCCCCGCTGTTGGCGTACGCCGTCACCGCCGGGCTCCGCGAGTGGTACGTCTCGCAGGACATGGAGGAGCTGGAGTACGCCGCCCTGAACCGGGCCGCCCTCGCCTCCCTGCGGCTGGTCGCCGCGGACGCGGGCGCCCCGCGCCGCCGTGTCGTGGTCGCCTTCGACGTCGACGACAAGGCCGCCACCGCCGCTCCCGGGGACGACGAGGCCGCTCTCGGCCGGGTGACCCTCGGCGCCGCCGTACGGCTCGCCGTGGCCGCCGCCGTGCACGTGGACGCCGATGACGCCGACGAGGACGTGGCGGCCGCCGTACGGGCCCTGGAGGCCGCCGACGGCGGGGACACGGACGCGCAGGACACCGTCGACGCCACCGAGGACCACGAACTGCTGTGGTTCGGCGTGCAGGAGATTCCGGGGCTGCTGAAGTGA
- a CDS encoding MerR family transcriptional regulator — MVTTETRTRTLGIGEVAERTGLSVHALRFYEREGLLVGPVRRTTGGRRRYAPVDVDWLLICVKLRESGMPLADLKRFAELVRQGPGNEAERLALLDVHRRRVEERIQALEECRSVIAGKVGVYAEHLARGEAGGLWDPTARPSDG; from the coding sequence ATGGTGACCACCGAGACGCGCACGAGGACCCTGGGTATCGGCGAGGTGGCCGAGCGGACCGGCCTCAGTGTGCACGCGCTGCGTTTCTACGAGCGTGAGGGCCTGCTGGTCGGGCCGGTCCGGCGGACCACGGGCGGTCGGCGGCGGTACGCCCCGGTCGATGTCGACTGGTTGCTCATCTGCGTCAAGCTGCGGGAATCCGGGATGCCCCTCGCCGACCTCAAGCGGTTCGCGGAGCTGGTGCGGCAGGGTCCGGGCAACGAGGCCGAACGCCTCGCGCTCCTCGACGTGCACCGGCGGCGCGTCGAGGAGCGGATCCAGGCGTTGGAGGAGTGCCGTTCGGTCATCGCCGGGAAGGTCGGCGTCTACGCCGAGCACCTCGCCCGCGGCGAGGCCGGCGGCCTCTGGGATCCGACGGCACGCCCTAGCGACGGGTGA
- a CDS encoding Rv3235 family protein, translating into MTGNDGSRRRPAGRPRTRPAGRRDPRRPAGPPLTLRQGPHHWFAEHLLAVVSGLRPVHSLLGHTIGPAYQQLITLAPTDPLRDRLRPVIRRCGRFTPGPGVIEAFARIATGDRLTAMAFRLEQGPDLRWRCAAVEIQGPRP; encoded by the coding sequence ATGACCGGCAACGACGGCAGCCGCCGACGGCCCGCGGGCCGACCCCGGACCCGGCCCGCGGGCCGCCGCGACCCACGACGCCCGGCCGGCCCGCCGCTCACCCTGCGACAGGGCCCGCACCACTGGTTCGCCGAACACCTCCTCGCGGTGGTCAGCGGCCTGCGCCCGGTCCACTCGCTCCTCGGCCACACCATCGGCCCCGCCTACCAGCAGCTGATCACCCTGGCCCCCACGGACCCCCTCCGCGACCGCCTCCGCCCGGTGATCCGCCGGTGCGGACGCTTCACGCCCGGCCCGGGAGTCATCGAGGCCTTCGCCCGCATCGCCACCGGCGACCGCCTCACCGCCATGGCCTTCCGCCTCGAACAGGGCCCGGACCTCCGCTGGCGCTGCGCGGCGGTGGAAATCCAGGGGCCCCGCCCGTGA
- a CDS encoding oxidoreductase, giving the protein MTTTQHPLGLPFSATSTADDVLAGLDLSGVTAVVTGGYSGLGLETTRGLAAAGARVIVPARRPGTARAAVGDLPGCEVVPMDLADLDSVRAAAARIRDSVARLDLLMAVAGVMATPERRVGPGWESQLATNHFGHFALTCELYPLLAAADGARVVVNSSSGHSLTDIRRPDPHFRTGYDKWLAYGQSKTANALFAVHLDVLGRGDGVRAFALHPGKIITGLQREMTLREQIDRGWVDEHGHVIGADFKTASQGAATGLWAATSPLLHGRGGLYLEDCDIARIAAPTEPMDNGGVRAYAIAPQAAADLWTLTATATTSDLHTPSTPAAPSSPADA; this is encoded by the coding sequence ATGACCACAACTCAGCATCCGCTCGGCTTGCCCTTCTCCGCCACCAGCACCGCAGACGACGTCCTGGCAGGCCTCGACCTGTCCGGCGTCACCGCCGTCGTGACCGGGGGCTACTCCGGACTGGGTCTGGAGACCACGCGGGGCCTGGCCGCCGCCGGGGCCCGGGTCATCGTCCCGGCACGCCGGCCGGGGACCGCCCGCGCCGCCGTCGGGGACCTGCCCGGCTGCGAGGTCGTCCCGATGGACCTGGCCGACCTCGACAGCGTCCGCGCCGCCGCCGCCCGGATCCGTGACTCCGTCGCACGGCTCGACCTGCTGATGGCCGTCGCCGGCGTCATGGCCACCCCCGAGCGACGCGTCGGCCCCGGCTGGGAGAGCCAGCTCGCCACCAACCACTTCGGACACTTCGCGCTGACCTGCGAGCTGTACCCGCTGCTGGCAGCCGCCGACGGTGCGCGCGTCGTCGTGAACAGCTCCTCCGGGCACTCCCTGACGGACATCCGCCGGCCCGACCCGCACTTCCGCACCGGCTACGACAAGTGGCTGGCCTACGGCCAGTCCAAGACCGCCAACGCCCTCTTCGCCGTGCACCTCGACGTTCTCGGGCGGGGCGACGGCGTTCGGGCGTTCGCCCTCCACCCCGGCAAGATCATCACAGGCCTCCAGCGGGAGATGACCCTCCGGGAACAGATCGACCGAGGCTGGGTGGACGAGCACGGGCACGTGATCGGCGCCGACTTCAAGACCGCCTCCCAGGGCGCCGCCACCGGCCTCTGGGCGGCCACGTCCCCCCTCCTCCACGGCCGCGGAGGCCTCTACCTGGAGGACTGCGACATCGCCCGCATCGCCGCCCCCACCGAGCCCATGGACAACGGCGGCGTCCGCGCGTACGCCATAGCCCCGCAAGCAGCCGCCGACCTATGGACCCTCACCGCAACAGCCACCACGTCCGATCTCCACACCCCCTCCACCCCGGCCGCTCCATCCAGCCCCGCCGACGCTTGA
- a CDS encoding TetR/AcrR family transcriptional regulator — MTPDPAASAPAPARRAPAGAAVLRADVTEAIRDAVVEELAAVGFSKMSIEGIARRAGVGKTAVYRRWKSKLHLVLDLVGAFAVDGLPVPATGSLYGDVRALLEVMSHVLRHPVASAVIPDLLVEAARNPEIAEAVRGALLDGQRRMAEGIVSAAVARGELAAGIDPAHALDLLIGPLYWRQVVVRDAVTGSHLDVLAHQVVAGLRASS; from the coding sequence ATGACCCCGGATCCCGCCGCTTCCGCCCCCGCCCCCGCCCGTAGAGCCCCTGCCGGGGCCGCCGTCCTGCGCGCGGACGTGACGGAGGCGATCCGCGACGCGGTGGTGGAGGAGCTGGCCGCGGTCGGGTTCTCGAAGATGTCCATCGAGGGCATCGCCCGCCGGGCGGGGGTCGGCAAGACCGCGGTCTACCGGCGGTGGAAGTCGAAGCTGCACCTGGTGCTGGACCTGGTGGGGGCGTTCGCGGTGGACGGCCTGCCGGTGCCCGCGACGGGCTCGCTGTACGGCGACGTAAGGGCCCTGCTGGAGGTCATGTCACACGTGCTGCGGCACCCGGTGGCCTCCGCGGTGATCCCCGACCTGCTCGTGGAGGCGGCACGCAACCCGGAGATCGCCGAGGCGGTGCGCGGCGCACTGCTCGACGGGCAGCGCCGCATGGCGGAGGGGATCGTCTCGGCCGCGGTCGCCCGCGGTGAACTCGCGGCGGGCATCGACCCGGCCCACGCCCTCGACCTGCTGATCGGCCCGCTCTACTGGCGTCAGGTGGTCGTCCGGGACGCGGTCACCGGGAGCCACCTCGACGTGCTGGCCCACCAGGTGGTGGCGGGCCTCAGGGCGAGTTCCTAG
- a CDS encoding ABC transporter permease — MTTATAPTIEPAPPSAELERLAAAHGLTLSGARPTLPRYIAELWDRRHFVTAYATARMQATYSTAKLGQLWHLVTPLLNAAVYYFIFGIVMKASNGVPDYVPFLITGIFVWDFIGSSINAGTRSVHSNRGLVRALHFPRASLPISTVVQLFQQLLVTMGALVILLLAFGQRPAWSWFLAVPALMLMAVFAAGCAMIMARIGSKSPDVSQLMPFVLRTWMYSSGVMWSIDQMLKSDHLPHHWVLTLLKLNPAAVYIDLMRFALIDSFQAHSLPPHVWPLAIGWALLAGVGGFIWFWKAEEEYGRG, encoded by the coding sequence GTGACCACCGCGACCGCACCCACGATCGAGCCCGCGCCGCCCTCCGCGGAACTCGAGCGACTCGCCGCCGCCCACGGCCTCACCCTCAGCGGCGCCCGCCCCACGCTCCCCCGCTACATCGCGGAACTCTGGGACCGCCGGCACTTCGTGACCGCGTACGCGACCGCCCGTATGCAGGCCACCTACAGCACGGCGAAGCTCGGCCAGCTCTGGCACCTGGTGACCCCGCTCCTGAACGCGGCCGTCTACTACTTCATCTTCGGCATCGTGATGAAGGCCAGCAACGGCGTGCCGGACTACGTCCCCTTCCTGATCACCGGCATCTTCGTCTGGGACTTCATCGGCAGCTCCATCAACGCCGGCACCCGCTCCGTCCACAGCAACCGCGGCCTGGTACGCGCCCTGCACTTCCCGCGCGCCAGCCTGCCCATCTCCACCGTCGTCCAGCTCTTCCAGCAGCTGCTCGTCACCATGGGCGCCCTGGTCATCCTGCTGCTGGCCTTCGGACAGCGGCCCGCCTGGTCCTGGTTCCTGGCCGTCCCGGCCCTGATGCTGATGGCCGTCTTCGCCGCCGGCTGCGCGATGATCATGGCGCGCATCGGCAGCAAGAGCCCGGACGTCAGCCAGCTGATGCCCTTCGTCCTGCGCACCTGGATGTACTCCTCGGGCGTCATGTGGTCCATCGACCAGATGCTCAAGTCGGACCACCTGCCGCACCACTGGGTGCTGACACTGCTCAAGCTCAACCCCGCGGCCGTCTACATCGACCTGATGCGCTTCGCGCTGATCGACAGCTTCCAGGCCCACTCGCTCCCGCCCCACGTGTGGCCCCTCGCCATCGGCTGGGCCCTGCTCGCCGGGGTCGGCGGCTTCATCTGGTTCTGGAAGGCAGAAGAGGAGTACGGCCGTGGCTGA
- a CDS encoding HAD family hydrolase, giving the protein MTDTTTAATASTLPNHIVWDWNGTLLHDIDAVIVATNASFAELGFAPITLETYRDLYVVPVPKFYERLMGRLPTDEEWLVMDDTFHRHYWAAAADSGLAEGARELLRDWQLDGLTQSLLSLAPHDKLVPLVRTHGIDQHFLRVDGRVGPSHTSKAGHLVRHLAALDGTGVTADRTVLIGDAVDDALAAAHVGARAVLYTGGSHSRSSLESAGVPVVDSLAEAVRTARELAG; this is encoded by the coding sequence GTGACCGACACGACCACCGCGGCCACCGCCTCGACGCTCCCGAACCACATCGTCTGGGACTGGAACGGGACGCTCCTCCACGACATCGACGCCGTCATAGTCGCGACCAACGCCTCCTTCGCCGAGCTCGGCTTCGCGCCGATCACCCTGGAGACCTACCGCGACCTGTACGTCGTACCGGTGCCGAAGTTCTACGAGCGCCTCATGGGACGGCTGCCCACCGACGAGGAATGGCTCGTCATGGACGACACCTTCCACCGCCACTACTGGGCCGCCGCAGCGGACTCCGGGCTGGCCGAGGGCGCCCGCGAGCTGCTCCGGGACTGGCAGCTGGACGGGCTCACCCAGTCCCTGCTGTCCCTCGCGCCCCACGACAAGCTCGTCCCCCTGGTCCGCACCCACGGCATCGACCAGCACTTCCTGCGCGTCGACGGCCGCGTCGGCCCCTCCCACACCTCCAAGGCGGGACACCTCGTACGCCACCTGGCCGCCCTGGACGGGACGGGGGTGACGGCGGACCGTACGGTCCTCATCGGAGACGCCGTGGACGACGCCCTCGCCGCCGCCCACGTCGGCGCCCGAGCCGTGCTCTACACGGGTGGCTCGCACAGCCGCAGCAGTCTGGAATCAGCCGGAGTACCGGTCGTCGACAGCCTGGCCGAGGCCGTCCGGACAGCTCGCGAGCTGGCCGGATAG
- a CDS encoding NAD-glutamate dehydrogenase, with protein MQTKLDEAKAELLARAARVAEHSPAGGLLPTGSERGGRPDQDTVLSYLQRYYLHTAPEDLADRDPVDVFGAALSHYRLAENRPQGTANVRVHTPTVEENGWTSSHSVVEVVTDDMPFLVDSVTNELSRQGRGIHVVIHPQVVVRRDITGKLIEILGPDCDAHGPATARPHDSLVESWIHVEIDRETDKADLKQITADLQRVLSDVRESVEDWEKMREAALRIAEGLPDEPTAPDLREYELEEARELLRWLADDHFTFLGYREYNLVDGDSLSAVPGTGLGILRSDPHHSGKEDGHPVSPSFNRLPADARAKAREHRLLVLTKANSRSTVHRPSYLDYVGVKKFDADGNVVGERRFLGLFSSAAYTESVRRVPVIRRKVAEVLAGAGFSPSSHDGRDLTQILETYPRDELFQTPVDQLQAIVTSVLYLQERRRLRLYLRQDEYGRYYSALVYLPRDRFTTGVRLRLMDILREELGGISVDFTAWNTESILSRIHFVVRVPQGTELPALTDSDVERIEGRLVEAARSWADGFQEALIAECGEERAAELLRRYGTSFAEGYKADHSPRAAVADLIHLERLAASDRQFALSLYEPVGAGPGERRFKIFRTGDQVSLSAVLPVLQRLGVEVTDERPYELRRSDRVSAWIYDFGLRMPLAGNGDNYLGDDARERFQDAFAAVWQGDAENDNFNALVLSAGLTWRQAVVLRAYAKYLRQAGSTFSQDYMEDTLRNNVHTTRLLVSLFEARMAPVRQTAGSELVDAMLEELDGALDQVASLDEDRILRAFLTLIKATLRTNFFQLNGVGEQHSYVSMKFDPQAIPDLPAPRPAFEIWVYSPRVEGVHLRFGKVARGGLRWSDRREDFRTEILGLVKAQMVKNTVIVPVGAKGGFVAKNLPDPSVDRDAWLAEGIASYKIFISALLDITDNMVAGEVLPPKGVVRHDEDDTYLVVAADKGTATFSDIANGVAESYGFWLGDAFASGGSAGYDHKGMGITARGAWESVKRHFRELGHDTQTEDFTVVGVGDMSGDVFGNGMLLSEHIRLVAAFDHRHIFIDPHPDAATSYAERRRLFELPRSSWADYDTSLISAGGGIHPRSAKAVPITAQVREALGIEAGVTKMTPADLMKAILQSPVDLLWNGGIGTYVKATAETHADVGDKANDAIRVNGSDVRAKVIGEGGNLGLTQLGRIEFARTGAGGEGGKVNTDAIDNSAGVDTSDHEVNIKILLNAVVTDGDMTVKQRNKLLAQMTDEVGHLVLRNNYAQNTALANGAAQAPSLLHAQQRYMRRLERDGLLDRALEFLPTDRQIRELMSSGKGLTQPELAVLFAYTKITVADELIATELPDDPYLRRLLFAYFPAALAERLTEQIDAHALRREIITTILVNDTVNTGGSTFLHRLREESGASTEEIVRAQLAAREIFGLADVWDAVEALDNKVAADVQTRVRLHSRRLVERGTRWLLNNRPQPLQITETIAFFQERVGQVWAELPKLVRGADLEWYQSILDELTGEGVPEELAAKVAGFSSAFPALDIVAIADRTGADPLEVAEVYYDLADRLAITQLMDRIIELPRSDRWQSMARASIREDLFAAHAALTADVLSVGEGTSTPEERFKAWEEKNAAIIGRARTTLDEIQGSDDFDLANLSVAMRTMRSLLRVHS; from the coding sequence ATGCAGACCAAGCTGGACGAAGCAAAGGCCGAGCTGCTCGCACGGGCGGCCCGGGTAGCTGAGCACAGCCCGGCCGGGGGGCTACTTCCGACTGGGTCCGAGCGGGGAGGCCGTCCAGATCAGGACACGGTGCTCTCCTACCTCCAGCGCTACTACCTGCACACGGCGCCCGAGGACCTCGCGGACCGCGACCCGGTCGATGTGTTCGGAGCCGCGCTCTCGCACTACCGGCTCGCCGAGAACCGGCCGCAGGGCACCGCGAACGTGCGCGTGCACACCCCCACGGTGGAGGAGAACGGCTGGACCTCCAGCCACTCCGTCGTCGAGGTGGTCACCGACGACATGCCCTTCCTCGTGGACTCCGTGACGAACGAGCTGTCCCGCCAGGGCCGCGGCATCCACGTCGTGATCCACCCGCAGGTCGTCGTCCGCCGTGACATCACCGGCAAGCTGATCGAGATCCTCGGCCCCGACTGCGACGCCCACGGCCCCGCCACCGCGCGTCCCCACGACTCCCTCGTCGAGTCCTGGATCCACGTCGAGATCGACCGCGAGACCGACAAGGCCGATCTCAAGCAGATCACCGCCGATCTCCAGCGCGTCCTGTCCGACGTGCGCGAGTCCGTCGAGGACTGGGAGAAGATGCGCGAGGCCGCGCTGCGCATCGCCGAGGGCCTGCCCGACGAGCCCACCGCCCCCGACCTGCGCGAGTACGAGCTCGAAGAGGCCCGTGAGCTGCTGCGCTGGCTCGCCGACGACCACTTCACCTTCCTCGGCTACCGCGAGTACAACCTCGTCGACGGGGACTCCCTGTCCGCCGTGCCCGGTACCGGCCTCGGCATCCTGCGCTCCGACCCGCACCACAGCGGCAAGGAGGACGGCCACCCGGTCTCGCCGTCCTTCAACCGGCTGCCCGCCGACGCCCGCGCCAAGGCCCGCGAGCACCGCCTGCTGGTGCTGACCAAGGCCAACAGCCGCTCCACCGTGCACCGCCCCTCGTACCTCGACTACGTGGGCGTCAAGAAGTTCGACGCCGACGGCAACGTCGTCGGCGAGCGCCGCTTCCTCGGCCTGTTCTCCTCCGCCGCGTACACCGAGTCCGTGCGCCGCGTCCCGGTCATCCGCCGCAAGGTCGCCGAGGTCCTCGCCGGCGCCGGCTTCTCGCCGAGCAGCCACGACGGCCGCGACCTCACGCAGATCCTCGAGACCTACCCGCGCGACGAGCTGTTCCAGACCCCGGTCGACCAGCTCCAGGCCATCGTCACCTCCGTCCTGTACCTCCAGGAACGCCGCCGGCTGCGGCTCTACCTGCGCCAGGACGAGTACGGCCGCTACTACTCGGCGCTGGTCTACCTGCCCCGCGACCGGTTCACCACCGGGGTGCGGCTGCGCCTGATGGACATCCTGCGCGAGGAGCTCGGCGGCATCAGCGTCGACTTCACCGCGTGGAACACCGAGTCGATCCTCTCCCGCATCCACTTCGTGGTCCGCGTCCCGCAGGGCACCGAGCTGCCCGCGCTGACCGACTCCGACGTCGAGCGCATCGAGGGCCGGCTCGTCGAGGCCGCCCGCTCCTGGGCCGACGGCTTCCAGGAAGCGCTGATCGCCGAGTGCGGCGAGGAGCGCGCCGCCGAGCTGCTGCGCCGCTACGGCACCTCCTTCGCCGAGGGCTACAAGGCCGACCACTCGCCGCGCGCGGCCGTCGCCGACCTGATCCACCTGGAGCGGCTCGCCGCCAGCGACCGTCAGTTCGCGCTGTCGCTCTACGAGCCCGTCGGCGCGGGCCCCGGCGAACGCCGGTTCAAGATCTTCCGTACCGGCGACCAGGTCTCGCTCTCCGCGGTCCTTCCGGTGCTGCAGCGCCTGGGCGTCGAGGTCACCGACGAGCGCCCGTACGAGCTGCGCCGCTCCGACCGGGTCAGCGCCTGGATCTACGACTTCGGTCTGCGGATGCCCCTCGCCGGCAACGGGGACAACTACCTCGGCGACGACGCCCGCGAACGCTTCCAGGACGCCTTCGCCGCGGTCTGGCAGGGCGACGCGGAGAACGACAACTTCAACGCCCTCGTGCTCAGCGCCGGGCTCACCTGGCGGCAGGCCGTCGTCCTGCGCGCGTACGCCAAGTACCTGCGCCAGGCCGGTTCCACCTTCAGCCAGGACTACATGGAGGACACCCTCCGCAACAACGTCCACACCACCCGACTGCTGGTCTCGCTCTTCGAGGCCCGGATGGCGCCCGTGCGCCAGACCGCCGGCAGCGAGCTCGTGGACGCCATGCTGGAGGAACTCGACGGGGCCCTGGACCAGGTCGCCTCCCTCGACGAGGACCGCATCCTGCGGGCCTTCCTCACCCTCATCAAGGCCACGCTGCGCACGAACTTCTTCCAGCTCAACGGCGTGGGCGAGCAGCACTCGTACGTGTCGATGAAGTTCGACCCGCAGGCCATCCCGGACCTGCCGGCCCCGCGCCCGGCCTTCGAGATCTGGGTGTACTCCCCGCGCGTCGAGGGCGTCCACCTGCGCTTCGGCAAGGTCGCCCGAGGCGGCCTGCGCTGGTCCGACCGCCGCGAGGACTTCCGTACGGAGATCCTCGGCCTGGTCAAGGCGCAGATGGTCAAGAACACCGTGATCGTGCCGGTCGGCGCCAAGGGCGGCTTCGTCGCGAAGAACCTCCCCGACCCGTCGGTGGACCGCGACGCCTGGCTCGCCGAGGGCATCGCCTCGTACAAGATCTTCATCTCGGCGCTGCTCGACATCACCGACAACATGGTCGCCGGCGAGGTCCTGCCCCCGAAGGGCGTGGTCCGCCACGACGAGGACGACACCTACCTCGTCGTCGCCGCCGACAAGGGCACCGCGACCTTCTCCGACATCGCCAACGGAGTGGCCGAGTCCTACGGCTTCTGGCTCGGCGACGCCTTCGCCTCGGGCGGCTCGGCCGGCTACGACCACAAGGGCATGGGCATCACCGCCCGCGGCGCGTGGGAGTCCGTCAAGCGGCACTTCCGCGAGCTGGGCCACGACACCCAGACCGAGGACTTCACCGTCGTCGGCGTCGGTGACATGTCCGGCGACGTGTTCGGCAACGGCATGCTGCTCTCCGAGCACATCCGCCTGGTCGCCGCCTTCGACCACCGGCACATCTTCATCGACCCGCACCCGGACGCGGCCACCTCCTACGCCGAGCGCCGGCGCCTGTTCGAGCTGCCGCGCTCCTCGTGGGCCGACTACGACACCTCGCTGATCTCGGCGGGCGGTGGCATCCACCCGCGTTCCGCGAAGGCCGTCCCGATCACCGCGCAGGTCCGTGAGGCCCTCGGCATCGAGGCGGGCGTCACCAAGATGACCCCGGCCGACCTGATGAAGGCGATCCTGCAGTCCCCCGTGGACCTGTTGTGGAACGGCGGCATCGGTACGTACGTCAAGGCCACGGCCGAGACGCACGCCGACGTCGGCGACAAGGCCAACGACGCCATCCGCGTCAACGGCTCCGACGTGCGGGCCAAGGTCATCGGCGAGGGCGGCAACCTGGGTCTGACCCAGCTCGGCCGGATCGAGTTCGCCCGCACCGGTGCGGGCGGCGAGGGCGGCAAGGTCAACACCGACGCCATCGACAACAGCGCGGGCGTGGACACCTCCGACCACGAGGTGAACATCAAGATCCTGCTCAACGCGGTCGTCACCGACGGCGACATGACCGTCAAGCAGCGCAACAAGCTCCTCGCCCAGATGACCGACGAGGTCGGCCACCTGGTGCTGCGCAACAACTACGCGCAGAACACCGCGCTCGCCAACGGCGCGGCCCAGGCCCCGAGCCTGCTGCACGCCCAGCAGCGCTACATGCGGCGGCTGGAGCGCGACGGGCTGCTCGACCGGGCGCTGGAGTTCCTGCCCACCGACCGGCAGATCCGCGAGCTGATGAGCAGCGGCAAGGGCCTGACCCAGCCGGAACTGGCCGTGCTGTTCGCCTACACCAAGATCACGGTGGCGGACGAGCTCATCGCCACCGAGCTGCCGGACGACCCGTACCTGCGCCGCCTGCTCTTCGCGTACTTCCCGGCCGCCCTCGCCGAGCGGCTCACCGAGCAGATCGACGCGCACGCGCTGCGCCGGGAGATCATCACCACCATCCTGGTCAACGACACCGTCAACACGGGTGGTTCGACCTTCCTGCACCGACTGCGCGAGGAGAGCGGGGCCTCCACGGAGGAGATCGTCCGCGCGCAGCTCGCGGCCCGCGAGATCTTCGGCCTGGCCGACGTGTGGGACGCGGTGGAGGCGCTCGACAACAAGGTCGCCGCCGACGTCCAGACCCGGGTGCGGCTGCACTCGCGGCGCCTGGTCGAGCGCGGTACCCGCTGGCTGCTCAACAACCGGCCGCAGCCGCTCCAGATCACCGAGACCATCGCCTTCTTCCAGGAGCGGGTGGGCCAGGTCTGGGCCGAGCTGCCGAAGCTGGTGCGCGGCGCCGACCTGGAGTGGTACCAGTCGATCCTGGACGAGCTGACGGGCGAGGGCGTCCCGGAGGAACTGGCCGCCAAGGTGGCCGGCTTCTCCTCCGCCTTCCCGGCGCTGGACATCGTCGCCATCGCGGACCGCACGGGTGCGGACCCGCTGGAGGTCGCCGAGGTGTACTACGACCTCGCCGACCGCCTGGCCATCACCCAGCTGATGGACCGGATCATCGAGCTGCCGCGGTCCGACCGCTGGCAGTCGATGGCCCGTGCCTCCATCCGCGAGGACCTGTTCGCGGCGCACGCGGCTCTGACGGCGGACGTGCTGTCGGTGGGCGAGGGCACGTCGACTCCCGAGGAGCGCTTCAAGGCGTGGGAGGAGAAGAACGCGGCGATCATCGGGCGGGCGCGGACGACTCTGGACGAGATCCAGGGGTCGGACGACTTCGACCTGGCGAACCTGTCGGTGGCGATGCGGACGATGCGGTCGCTGTTGCGCGTGCACAGCTGA